In the genome of Sphaeramia orbicularis chromosome 13, fSphaOr1.1, whole genome shotgun sequence, one region contains:
- the sh3bgr gene encoding SH3 domain-binding glutamic acid-rich protein isoform X18, producing MVIKVFLASSSGSTAIKKKQQDVVGFLEALKVEYAQLDIACNEENRMWMRQNVPQEKKPANGIPLPPQIFNEESYCGDYDTFFDAKEDNSVYAFLGLPPPPGSKEAELADKAHILENGTHAEETNGEENLDDSIEVPVEERNGDAHGEEEQAAEEEEEEEGEGGEEEEVAEGETAEDDALEGETAGDAAEEAVEETDEVTEDTQAHADEEEQEEADEDREEEDLQSEEEEEAEVQEGEEAE from the exons ATGGTTATTAAAGTCTTCCTCGCCTCTTCGTCGGGATCCACTGCG ATCAAGAAGAAGCAGCAGGATGTGGTGGGCTTCTTGGAGGCTCTTAAGGTGGAGTACGCTCAGCTGGACATCGCCTGCAACGAGGAGAACCGCATGTGGATGAGGCAGAACGTCCCACAGGAGAAGAAGCCCGCCAATGGCATCCCCCTGCCCCCTCAGATCTTCAACGAAGAGAGCTACTGTGGG gACTATGACACATTTTTTGATGCCAAGGAAGACAACTCCGTGTATGCCTTCTTGGGACTCCCTCCTCCACCTGGGTCAAag GAAGCAGAGCTAGCTGACAAGGCCCACATTTTGGAAAACGGGACCCATGCTGAGGAAACTAACGGAGAGGAAAACCTTGATGATTCAATA GAGGTTCCTGTGGAGGAGCGTAATGGGGATGCACACGGAGAGGAGGAGCAGgcagctgaggaggaggaggaggaggaaggtgagggtggcgaggaggaggaggtagcAGAAGGAGAAACTGCAGAAGATGATGCCTTGGAAGGAGAAACAGCAGGAGACGCAGCGGAGGAGGCAGTGGAAGAAACAGACGAGGTCACAGAAGACACA CAGGCCCATGCAGATGAGGAAGAACAG gaAGAAGCTGATGAGGACAGG GAGGAAGAGGATTTGCAGTCAGAG GAAGAAGAAGAGGCTGAAGTACAAGAG GGAGAAGAGGCTGAGTAG